ACCTGCGTGTCGCCTCCGATGTGGAATCCGGCTGGTCCCGTGCACTCTATTCCAAAGGGAGTCGTGTGCTGGGAATCTCGGCCGCCACACCCGGAGAAAAGAAAGTTCAAACCGATTGGAATACCGTGCAGGCCACACTCAAACAGTCCGGCGAATGGGGACTGGTTGACGCCGTCGTTCGTTTCCGGAATGAACGGGCCGGAACGATCGAGCAGATCTTTACTCGAGGCGATTGATGCAGGAGACCTTGTCCCAACAGTTTCAGGATCAACTGCCTGACAAAGCGGAAAATCATCCCGAGTATGTGACGGAACTGGTCGATGTGATCCTGGGCCAGGCGCAGGCCATCAATGCCAGCGACATTCATCTGCTGCCCACCGAAAACCGGATGCGGATGGACTGGCGCATTGACGGCGTACTGCACCATGTCGCTGACTTTTCCCAGGTGCTGGCGCCCCGGATCACAGCCCGACTCAAAGTGCTCTCGCAATTGCTCACCTATCGTACCGATGTTCCCCAGGAAGGGCGGATTCACCGGGATGGAGAGCAGGTGGTCGAGACCCGCATCAGCACCTTTCCGACCCTGTATGGCGAAAAAGTCGTCGTGCGGCTGTTCGTCGGTTCGGGACAATACAAACATCTGGAAAACCTGAATCTGCCGGAAGAGATTTTGAGCGAGATGCGAGGTCTGTTACGACAGACCGGCGGCGTGGTGCTGATGACCGGTCCTGCGGGAAGCGGCAAAACGACGACGATTTACGCCTGTCTGCGGGAGATCATTCGCGAGTCACGCGGGGCCCGCAGTCTGGCCTCCCTGGAAGATCCAATTGAAGTCGTGGTGCCCACCGTGGCGCAGTCACAGGTCAATCCGGCAGCGGGTTTTGATATGGCACTGGGTCTGCGATCCCTGTTACGGCAGGATCCAGAAGTGATCATGGTGGGAGAAATCCGCGATCGCGAAACCGCCGAGACGGTCTTCCAGGCTTCGCTGTCCGGGCATCTGGTGATCACCACATTCCATGCAGGCAGCGCGACCGAAGCGGTCAGCCGTCTGTCGGATATGGGAATCGAACCGTATCTGCTGCGGAGTGGTCTGCTGGCGATATTGAGTCAGCGGTTGTTGCGTCGACTCTGCAGTTGTGCTCAACCATCACAGGCGGAAGAAGATCGACTGGGGCTGCCTGTCGAACAGTGGAAAACCGCCACGGGTTGTGCAGACTGCGGACAGACCGGCTATCAGGGCCGCCTGGTTCTGACCGAAATGCTGCTGCCCGATCAGGGGGCCGTGGGCCAGGCGATTCTGGACCAGGCCGATGCGACTGAGTTGCACCGGCTGGCAGTGGAGTCCGGACTACGGACGCAATGGGATCGTGCGCTCCGGGCCGTGAATGAAGGATTGACCAGTCCCGCGGAAGTCCGCCGTGTACTGGGTATCTCGCGGAGTGAAACTTAACGGTGCGCCGGCAGCACTGATATGGAGACATTGACTGAAATCGTTTCTGTCTGAAGAGAGTGTGAACATGAACGCAAGAGACGATTCCGACGACATACCGACACGGGAAACCCGTTTCGAGCTGGATGAGCTGATCGCCTTGAACGAGGAAATTATTTCACTCGTGCAGGCCGGCATTCCGCTGGAACTGGGGCTGCGGGAGATGGGCAACGAACTCCCCGACCGTCTGGGAAAGATCAGTTCGGATCTGGCGGTGAAGATGGAGCGGGGCAGTACGCTGGCTGAGGCGATGGAATCCGAAGGCTCACGCTTTCCCCGCGTGTATCGGGTGATCGTGGAAGCGGGGGTCAAATCGGGTAAGCTGACCGTGGCACTGGAGGAGATGTCCAACTATGCCTGGGAACTCTTTCATCTGAGACGACAGATCGGCATGGCGCTGATCTATCCTTTGATTGTCTTCAGCCTGGCCTATGGTCTGTTTCTGGTCTTCCTGTTTGAGATGCTGGCACGGTTCAATTCCGCGTATGAAGTTTTCCGCCTGGGTGAGACCCGCCCTCTGCAGGCATTGAACTTCCTGGAATCAACCATGATCTACTGGGCGCTGGTCCCGCCGCTGGTCCTGTTTGTGTTTGCCCTGGTCTGGATGCGGACCCGCAGTTCACAGTTATTGAATTTTAAAGGCACCAGTCGGCTGATCGGCTGGATTCCCGGCGTGAAGCGGATTGCCAGTTATTATCGTTACGGAAACTTCGCCGAGCTGATGGCACTGTTGATTCAGCAACAGATCCCGTTTTCCGAGTCAATCGTGCTGGCGGCAGAAGCGACCGGCGATGACCAGTTGGTTCAATCGGCAGAGCTGATGGCGGATCGACATGCCCGCTCGCAGCTGGAATCGGGGGAATCGGCGAAATTCTATGGCTGGCCTCCGTTATTGACCTGGTTATTAACGACCAAGAATCACGAGGGGGAATTAAGCCTCGCGTTGAAAAATGCAGCCGATATGTATCGGCGGAAGGCGGCTCACTATACCCGCTGGTTCCGCGTGATCTTTCCAATCTTCACGGGAGCGATTATTGGTGGTGGCACGGTTTTATGTTATTGCCTGGTATTATTTCTCCCGTTTACCGACATGCTTAAACAATTAGGGAACCCTTGAGGGTCATGACTGGAACAGTGACCAGATGCTGCAGACAGCTGGACACAATGATAATGATGATTTGAGTGACGGGATGATTCTCCAATGAACTGGTATCGCTATCAGGGCGTTAATTCAGAAGGCAAGCTCATCAAGGGGCGGATTCACGCCGCCGACCGGGATGAAGTTGCCGGCCAGCTGCAGGATCAGGGGATCAAAATTGAACGGATCGAGCTGGAAGAGGAAGGTGAACTGGCGTTTGCCGCCCGGGAAGCACCTGCCTCCAGCGCGACGACCAGGCTCTCCTCCCGTGATTTTGAACTCATCACCGATCATCTGTCCGATTTGACACGTGCCCGGCTCCCACTCTCGTCGGGGCTGGAAGCGGTCTCTTATGAAATTGAAAACACACGTCTGCGGACTGCGGTGCAGGATCTGGCGACCCAGCTGGAATCAGGCGATGACCTGGAAACGGTGCTGGCGAATTCCAGGGCGCCGCGCGAGCTCTGTGCCCTGGTGCATGCCGGCAGCCGCTCGGGCAAGATGAGTGAAATTCTGGCCGACTATGTGGCACATACCCGTCAGCTCTCCGAGATGAAAAGTCAGTTGCTGATGGCTCTCTGTTATCCGCTGATTCTGATGTTTTTCGCCTCGTTAATGTTCCTGGCGATCATGCTCTGGATCATTCCCTCGTTTGAATCGATCTTCGTGGACTTTGGAATCGAGCTCCCCTGGGTAACCGATTTCATGTTTGAGGTCTCCGTATTTATCCGAACGCAATGGTGGTGGTATCTGCCCGGTACTCTGCTTTTACTGCTGGGCTCTGTCGCCCTGTTCCGTACGGAGAGAGGCCAGGCGCTGGGGCAGCGCATCCTATTTCGACTTCCCCTCTTGGGGGGGTTATTGAGTGGTATTTCCGTCTCCCGTTTTTCTCACCTGCTGGCACTGCTCGTCGATAATGACGTTCCGTTTCTGGAAGCGCTCAAGCTGACAGGGGAGAGTTCGAACAACTATCAGATCCGCAAGGCCTGTCGCAAATTTTCGGACTCCGTCTCTTCCGGAGAGATGCAGATTGAAGCGTTGACCTCGTTGAAGTTATTTCCCGCCACGTTTCTGCAGACCCTGGCGACGCAGTCAGGTAACTCGAATCAGAACAGTCCCCGCTACTCGGTTGAAATTCTGAATGCGCTGGCAGATATGCTGAATGGCCAGACCCGCGTGCGGATTACGTTTTTCGCGACCGTTGTGGAGCCGATGATCATCATTGTCTGTGCAATTACGATGGGTTTCCTGTTTTTATCTCTGTTGGCTCCGTTGTTTAAACTGCTGACGATGCTGGCCTGAGTCGTCATGCAGCATCGCATTTCAAACCGTTTTTCTGACATACATTTCTGTTTACAAGCGACCTCCCGTTGATGAATAAGCCGTCCCGTTTTAATTCTCTGAATCAGTTGTGGCGCTGGGGCAATCGTCCGCTCCTGCGTGGGCCACGCTGGCTTCCGGGACGTGTCACCCATTCACAGCAGATGGCGCTCTTGAGAATTCTGGCAGTGGCTACGGAGAAACAGCTGTCGTTGATCGACGTGCTTGAGACCTTCGAAAAAGACGTGCATGGCCGCTGGAGACTGCAGATTTCCCGTCTCGTGGATTTGCTCCGCAGTGGAGTTCCCCTGGCTGATGCCGTCGATAAGGTGCCGGATCTGCTGCCCGCGAATGCGTTTTTCCTGGTGAAAGCAGGAGCAGAATCGGGCACGCTGCCCTCGGCGCTTTCGCTGGCTTCAGAAGTCTGCATGGCAGAACGGACTGAGCAGGTGCGGAGCCGTGCAGGCGTTCTGCTTTATATTCTGGCGGTCTTCCTGGTTGTCGCGCTGAACCTGTTATTTATCGGCTATTGGATCATCCCTAAGTTCAAAAAGATCTTCTATGATTTCGAAGTAGAACTGCCGGGCCTGACGCTGAATATTAT
This Gimesia chilikensis DNA region includes the following protein-coding sequences:
- a CDS encoding GspE/PulE family protein — its product is MQETLSQQFQDQLPDKAENHPEYVTELVDVILGQAQAINASDIHLLPTENRMRMDWRIDGVLHHVADFSQVLAPRITARLKVLSQLLTYRTDVPQEGRIHRDGEQVVETRISTFPTLYGEKVVVRLFVGSGQYKHLENLNLPEEILSEMRGLLRQTGGVVLMTGPAGSGKTTTIYACLREIIRESRGARSLASLEDPIEVVVPTVAQSQVNPAAGFDMALGLRSLLRQDPEVIMVGEIRDRETAETVFQASLSGHLVITTFHAGSATEAVSRLSDMGIEPYLLRSGLLAILSQRLLRRLCSCAQPSQAEEDRLGLPVEQWKTATGCADCGQTGYQGRLVLTEMLLPDQGAVGQAILDQADATELHRLAVESGLRTQWDRALRAVNEGLTSPAEVRRVLGISRSET
- a CDS encoding type II secretion system F family protein translates to MNARDDSDDIPTRETRFELDELIALNEEIISLVQAGIPLELGLREMGNELPDRLGKISSDLAVKMERGSTLAEAMESEGSRFPRVYRVIVEAGVKSGKLTVALEEMSNYAWELFHLRRQIGMALIYPLIVFSLAYGLFLVFLFEMLARFNSAYEVFRLGETRPLQALNFLESTMIYWALVPPLVLFVFALVWMRTRSSQLLNFKGTSRLIGWIPGVKRIASYYRYGNFAELMALLIQQQIPFSESIVLAAEATGDDQLVQSAELMADRHARSQLESGESAKFYGWPPLLTWLLTTKNHEGELSLALKNAADMYRRKAAHYTRWFRVIFPIFTGAIIGGGTVLCYCLVLFLPFTDMLKQLGNP
- a CDS encoding type II secretion system F family protein; protein product: MNWYRYQGVNSEGKLIKGRIHAADRDEVAGQLQDQGIKIERIELEEEGELAFAAREAPASSATTRLSSRDFELITDHLSDLTRARLPLSSGLEAVSYEIENTRLRTAVQDLATQLESGDDLETVLANSRAPRELCALVHAGSRSGKMSEILADYVAHTRQLSEMKSQLLMALCYPLILMFFASLMFLAIMLWIIPSFESIFVDFGIELPWVTDFMFEVSVFIRTQWWWYLPGTLLLLLGSVALFRTERGQALGQRILFRLPLLGGLLSGISVSRFSHLLALLVDNDVPFLEALKLTGESSNNYQIRKACRKFSDSVSSGEMQIEALTSLKLFPATFLQTLATQSGNSNQNSPRYSVEILNALADMLNGQTRVRITFFATVVEPMIIIVCAITMGFLFLSLLAPLFKLLTMLA